Below is a genomic region from Aurantimonas sp. HBX-1.
CGGCAGGCGGCGTCGCCTGCGGGGTCGCGCCTTCTGCCGGCTCCACGAAACTGCCGGTCACGCAGGCCTCGGACGTGGCATTGAGGAAGGCGAAGATCGTCGCCTGGTCGGGCTGGCCAACACGGCCGTCGCCCAGCATCCGCTCGGCCACCGGCGGCGCGACGACGCTGGCGATCAGATAGTCACGCTGCGGGTCTGACAGCTTCTCCAGCGCCTGTTCGGCAAGGCATTTGCAGGCGAGCGGGGTCATCTGCTTCATCTGCACGCCACAGAGACCGGCGATCAGCTCGACCTGGTTGCCTTCCGAGACGCGCGGCAGCTCGAACTTGTCGCCGACGGCGTTGCGGGGCTGGTCGGACTGTTGCTCGTCCGTATCCGTGTCGTCGGAGCCGTCGACCGTCGTCGTCCCCCCACCCGGTCCGCCCGAGGGGGTGATGTCGCTGGCGTCGCCGCCGGAGGCAGCTGGATCCTGCGGCGTCTCCGTCGCGGCCGGGTCGGGTGCGGCGTCGCTGCCCGTCGTTTCGGCCGGCGCTTGCGAGGCGGCGGGCGCCGGATCGCTTTGCGCCTGAGCGGCGAGCGGCAGGGCGCCGAGCGCGAGGATCGTCAGGCCGGCGAGGCCGGCGCGTTTGAACTTGTCCATCATTCCTCCGAATTGCTTGATCCGGCCGCTTGCTCGGGCCGGTGAAAGGTGTCCCCACCCAGACCTAGGGCCGCAGCCGCGATGTGGCAGCCCGGGCGGGCCACCGCGTCGCGGCAACGGCAAGCCTGACCAGCCGGCGCATGGCCGGCCGATCGCGCGGCTCCTCGCGGCGTTGCTCAGTAAACCCGCTTCTTCGGCTCGATATAGTCGATCTGGTTCGACAGCGTGTAGGTGTGCACCGGCCGGTCCTCGAGCGACACCGTCCTTGCCGCCGTGTCGGCGAAGGAGAGCGTGTGCTTCATCCAGTTGGCGTCGTCGCGGTCGGGGAAGTCCTCGCGGGCGTGGGCGCCGCGCGACTCGGTGCGGTTGCGGGCCGAATCCATGGTCACCACCGCCTGGGCGATGAGATTGTCGTATTCCAGCGTCTCGATCAGGTCGGTGTTCCAGATCAGCGAGCGGTCGGTGACCCGCACGTCCTCCGACCCGGCCCAGACCTCGTGGATCTTCTCGTGGCCTTCCTCGAGAATCTCGCCGGTGCGGAACACCGCGCAGTTCGACTGCATGGTCTGCTGCATCCGGTCGCGCAGCACCGCCGTCGGCGTGCCGCCATTGGCGTAGCGGAAGCGGTCGAGACGGGCGAGGGAGTTGTCGCCGGCGCCTGCCGGCAGGTCCGGCTGGTCCTCGCCCGGCGTCACCGTCTCGGCGCAGCGCAGCGCCGCGGCGCGGCCGAACACCACGAGGTCGATCAGCGAGTTGGAGCCGAGCCGGTTGGCGCCGTGGACGGAGACGCAGCCCGCCTCGCCGACGGCCATCAGGCCGGGCACCACCGAGTCCGGGTCGCCGTTCTTCTTGGTCAGCACCTCGCCGTGATAGTTCGTCGGGATGCCGCCCATGTTGTAGTGGACCGTCGGCAGCACCGGGATCGGCTCGCGGGTGACGTCGACGCCGGCGAAGATCCGCGCCGATTCCGAGATGCCCGGCAGCCGCTCGTGCAGCACGGCCGGATCCAGATGGTCCAGATGCAGGAAGATGTGGTCCTTGTTCTTGCCGACGCCGCGGCCGTCGCGGATCTCCATGGTCATGGACCGCGAGACGACGTCGCGCGAGGCGAGATCCTTGGCCGAGGGGGCGTAGCGCTCCATGAAGCGCTCGCCGTCGGAATTGGTCAGGTAGCCGCCTTCGCCGCGGGCGCCCTCGGTGATCAGGCAGCCGGCGCCGTAGATGCCGGTGGGGTGGAACTGCACGAATTCCATGTCCTGCAGCGGCAGGCCGGCGCGCAGCACCATGCCGCCGCCGTCGCCGGTGCAGGTATGGGCCGAGGTCGCGGAGAAATAGGCACGGCCGTAGCCGCCGGTGGCGAGGATGGTCTTCTTGCCGCGGAAGCGGTGGATCGTGCCGTCATCCATGTTGATGGCGACGACGCCGCGGCAGACCCCTTCCTCGTCCATGATCAGGTCGATGGCGAAATACTCGATGAAGAATTCCGAGGCATAGCGCAGCGACTGGCCGTAGAGCGTGTGCAGGATGGCGTGGC
It encodes:
- the sdhA gene encoding succinate dehydrogenase flavoprotein subunit, translating into MASNGKVNGAGQPHRSAPAQNGKAYSFVDHTFDVVVVGAGGAGLRATLGAAQAGLKTACITKVFPTRSHTVAAQGGVAASLGNMGPDDWRWHMYDTVKGSDWLGDQDAIEYLVREAPKAVYELEHFGVPFSRTEDGRIYQRPFGGMTTDYGNGPPAQRTCAAADRTGHAILHTLYGQSLRYASEFFIEYFAIDLIMDEEGVCRGVVAINMDDGTIHRFRGKKTILATGGYGRAYFSATSAHTCTGDGGGMVLRAGLPLQDMEFVQFHPTGIYGAGCLITEGARGEGGYLTNSDGERFMERYAPSAKDLASRDVVSRSMTMEIRDGRGVGKNKDHIFLHLDHLDPAVLHERLPGISESARIFAGVDVTREPIPVLPTVHYNMGGIPTNYHGEVLTKKNGDPDSVVPGLMAVGEAGCVSVHGANRLGSNSLIDLVVFGRAAALRCAETVTPGEDQPDLPAGAGDNSLARLDRFRYANGGTPTAVLRDRMQQTMQSNCAVFRTGEILEEGHEKIHEVWAGSEDVRVTDRSLIWNTDLIETLEYDNLIAQAVVTMDSARNRTESRGAHAREDFPDRDDANWMKHTLSFADTAARTVSLEDRPVHTYTLSNQIDYIEPKKRVY